One window of Candidatus Woesearchaeota archaeon genomic DNA carries:
- a CDS encoding flagellin (structural flagella protein), with amino-acid sequence MVLTNKKGAQGIGTLIIFIAMILVAAV; translated from the coding sequence ATGGTATTAACAAATAAAAAAGGTGCTCAAGGAATTGGTACTTTAATTATCTTTATTGCGATGATTTTAGTTGCTGCAGTTG